CTCTGCCAGATGGGTACAGTGTGAGGAAAGGAGATATGATAGCATACCAACCTTATGCAATGGGCAGGATGAAAGTCATATGGGGAGATGATGCAGAAAAGTTCAGGCCGGAGAGATGGCTCAACGAGAATGGAGTCTTCCAGCCAGAGAGCCCTTTCAAGTTTTCAGCCTTtcaggtttttcttttggagcTCATCTTTATCCTAGACATATCTAACTCTTCTGGTTAACTTCATtactgaagcaaccaaaatgtccctaatttctttttataatgtATGTGATGGTTGACAGGCCGGACCGCGAATATGTCTTGGAAAGGAGTTTTCTTATAGACAAATGAAGATCTTCTCAGCCGTTTTGTTAAGCTGTTTTATGTTCAAAATAAGTGATGAGAACAAAGTTGTCACTTACAGGACAATGATTAATCTTCACATTCTTGGGGGTCTGGAAGTTCGTGCCTTCCACAGATAGTTTAGATTAGTAATGTCACAAATTATGTAACATCATTTATACTTCAAAGGCAACCCACAAGATGccccttgaaaggattgaactAGAATATTaagactttgtatttttattagtaTTTTGATAATAGATTCACAATGCAAATGTTCCACTATAAATGACCCTATATACAAAGTTATAATCAATAAACAACTTTTTCAGGAATCTCTGATTTTAGTCATTTGCCTTGGTATGATACTGATCATGTATCCCAGAAAACTGGGTCAAACTGAATTCAACAGAGAGCTTCAAAgatatcaacaacaaaaatactCCATCCTCTTTCCATACATTACAAATTTAACCAGCACTTACAAATTCCTAGACTGTAGCAAATGAACTCGCTgcataaattacaaaattgcagAGGCATAGTACCCCCTGATATAGAGTCACAAACTTCAAGACATGTATCTACCAGGCAAGTAGAAAGAGAGGCAAAAAGATAAGTATCCATAATGGTTTCACCAATTACAATGCTGTTGAGGTCACAGGAGGAGGAAGCTGAATTCCTGGCCTTGCATTCCATCCTTTCCGTTGCCTATATGCCTCGATTGCCTTGACTCGAACCCTCTCCTTAGAAGCATCTTGTACATTCTTCAATGCCTTCACAAAACAGGGTAAGTTTATAATTAAACTGAAGAACTTTAATCTGTACTGTATCATAAAGAATGTATTTTGCTACCTTAGGCACAACCAACTTTGGAGGAGCTTGAACTACGTCTCCAAATTTGATTTCCTCACGTCCAGGAAAGTCTacattctcttctttcttgccctttttctttttgtttttctttgcttcCAAGTACCTGATTATAAAAAGCTTGTCAGTTGTTACCAATCAGTAGAAGATGGGTAAGTTTGATTCATTTGATCACCGCAATGATACAATAACCCAAGAAAATTGCAATTTGTTCACTTTTCCCGATGATTCATTTACAAGCATTCTGATACAAGAACATAAGGCAGTCATTCTGACCCTGCTATATTATCTATGCAGCATTCCACTTCCAGGGAGCTAAACATTCAATACTTTCATTCGAAAAAGGTGTTAAAATATGTACTTTTTCTTGCGCTCCTTTCTTTTTAGACGAGTTTCTGATTGCTTCGATGCTTCTGTTTCAAACCGAAGGTCATGCActtgctttctctttcttttcttctttctcttctcatCTGTATGTTGAGGTTCCAAATTCTCAGCATCACCCTCATCTTCAAAACCAGTCTCGAAGTCCACTTCATCCGTGGGTTTCTGTTCACATAaccattgtttttttttgtacttTGTTATACAACATGCCAATGTCACCAACTCAAATTCAATGTGAGCAATCATCAGTAATAATTAAACTAAGCCTCAATGACATTGAATTGCAATTTTTGCACAAAAAACTTGCCTCAAGTTTCAATCAAACTGTCCAAACCAGACCAGaagccaaaacccaaaacccacaatttcataaacatatgcatatataacTTCTGTAACATAAGTGCAACGACAAGGCAAGCACTTACTGGTTCAGCAGCATCAACTCCATTTTCCCTCTTTTTTCGTTCAGCAGCTTTTACGACCTTGAAAGAAGAGTCTGAAACCCATTGATAACAAACAATTGACAACAGTAAGTTTAAACAGGGAGAAAATtaagtaaaaatatttttctttccaaaaaaaaaaacaaaaagtgaagAAGAAACCTTGCGGGTCATGAGATTTAGTGAAGGCGAGGAGTTTGCGAAGTTTAGAGGGCAAAGCGTCGGCTTGGGAATAATCAGGTGGTGGCGGCAGCCTTGTGTAGCCTCCGTGCGCTGCATTGTAGTTCTTCTCTCTTCGTCTCCTTCCTTTAcctcccatctctctctctctctctctctctctctctctctcaaccctAAATCACTGTAATTAGGTGGCTGTGGCTTTTTGGGCTTATTTGAGGCCCATCCTCCTACctatcttctcttttcttgacCCGGTAAAAATTATTTCAAGGAAATATAAAATCTCAGCTTATCTTTCATGAATATTCACCAAAATACTCTCTAATCCCAAGTCCTAATTTTAGccttaatttattaatttatttttcaagaaaaataaaaaaagaacaacTCCAAACTTGCTCTTAGGTAGTTTTATagagcaagaaaaaaaattgtaatctGCGTACCATACTTTTAGTGTGAATTTACCTAAAATTTTAAGAGTGTCGATTACAATTAGCACTCATGTAATTTAATTAGTATCAGTCACCCAAAAACTTTCTTTTAAAACTTAGCAAGTTACGGACTGTTACACTATACTGAAACTAAccactatttttttaaagtgggTGGCCTTATTTTCACTTACATTTACACTAAATTGATGATGTGTAATATAGGCAATTTTTCAACTCTTTATATCTTAAAAGGTTGAgactttttaaataaaggaAACTAATATATGTGGACAATGCTAATGGATATAACTCAGTTAGTTGAGTTCTTCCAATTTTACTGATGTGGGCAGAAGAAGACACCTGTTTTTGCATAGCATCAATTAGCATCCATTGTGAACAGAAATTAGGCTCACCAGTGTCGTGCGGTCAAACGGATAGTGAAGACAACGCAACAATTTGTAACTTTAAGATTGATTTTGTCAATTTGTTACATAGAGGACATCCTGTAtcaccttttttattttatttttttgggtctgaaaAAGTCTGGTATCATCTTAAGTAGACAAAATAATAACTCAAATTTGGGGTTGGGATAAAAATGCAGACAAATTGTAAACCATAATAACGTAACAACTACTTCCAGTGGAAATTTCGACTGATTCAGTTCAGTTTGGCACAAGGAAACCAAGTTTCAATCAATCGCTCTTAATGAACAGTCCTGGCAGCCAAATCCAGTACTTTACAAGAATGAATAgcttctatattttcattcactaaaattaatatataaaaaatcaatggACAAAAATGAACAGCTCGAGGCCCCGATAGACTTGAACTCATCGTCAATGTACATACTTACAACCGAATTGAGTCAAAAAAACCCTCGCAGCAACTCTAATAACCTGTAACTCTAGGTATAAAGATAGGGTTCTTCTGCTTACCTAATACACATATGTTACACTCAAAACACAGCTCAAAACTGAATGAATTGGCTCGATTAACAAACAGGGGGTGCCGCTGGCATGCCCTTGCAATTCTTGCCTTGGTGGTAACTTGTATTGGGTATTTTGGGTATTTCTGTATCCTTTTCCAGCATGTCCTAAAACTATGATTTAATGAGGGGACTTAGCCCATCGCCTTCCCAACCAAGCTTGAGCATGTGATCCACCACTTTCAAGCTCAACTGCAAGCAATAAGCAGCAGATTTACAATGTTATAGGAAagtgaattttataattattacaCACATTAAAGTCAGAGGAGGTTCCTCCAACCAGACTGGAACCCCAGTATCAAGTTggataaaatcacaaaatcaactctaataaaaattaaatgaggaaCACAAATTTTTGACTTACAGCAGGATCCGTGAAAATTATCAACTGTTTATCTGCAGTTGACACCAAAAGGTTTGTGTTATCTGCATTTTGTGCTAGAGATATGATATCCTGTCCTTCTCCCAACTTCAATACATGAAAAACCTGCAGCGGAAAGTACCACAGGCTTGTTAACAAGATAGGAACCAGTTCACTTACGAAACCAGACATGCATTACATCAAATGGGTATGATCCAACCCGGGAAGACACATCAGAAAAGACAAGAACGAATGAAAGCCCCTATTGCAGAATTTTTTAGGATGTGGAAAGCAAGATCCCCAATTGTCAAACAAGTAAGATTGTTCCAACGTAGGAAATTTAACCaacaaaaaagtcaaaaaaaaaaacatatggCTAACCTAGAAGGAAAAGCACCCTAATTTGCATTTCTCATACCTTTAGTGTATGAAGATCCAGAAAGCAAATTGAAGGCAATGTAACGTCCAATCTGTTGTTTTCGTCAGTTTTATCTGGCTCCTGGTTAAGATCCCCAAATTCTGTGTTATTCAGTTTCAAATCCCAGCTGCCTCTATCAATTTCCATAGATGAGTTTATTCCAATCAAAGCACTCCATCCATCAACAGAAATTTCCATACAACTGATGCTACCAGAGAAAGGTATCTGAGCTCTGCCAATCAGAACCCCATTAAGAGTAAAGGTATTCAGAGTATTGAGTGTTTTATTCCAAGTCAATACAATTCCCTCAGATGATAGGCAGACAGCATGCGCCTCCACACCAGGTAGCCTTCTGATCAACCGACCTCTTCTTATAGAGTGCAAGAGAACATCTGATGAATCGGAGCATGAAACGACAATGCCAAGATCTGAGCTGACACAACAACAGAGTATTTCCCTCTGGTGGCCTCGAAGAACATGTATGGGACCTTCAATACGACGCCTCCTGCTTTTGTCTGCTAATATGTGTGATAAATTACTACCACTGGTTGTGCGCGGTATATCTGTCCCACCGGAAGGCTCTGATACACTACTAGAGCGAGAGGTAAATGCCCTATGTATTCTCCAAAGTAAAACAGTGGTGTCTCGGGATCCCGTCACAAGGTAGTTGCTATCAGGTGAAAGTCCAAGGCAAGTCACTGGAGCACAATGGCCAAAGGCTGTCTCTAATGTTTTTGCTCCATCTGATGATATTATCTTGATACTGCTATCCACATGCCCACCTAGTTACAAGCCAGAAACTAGCACTCAGATtccaatttatttaaaaatgatATGAGACAGTTAAAACAAGATATAATACATGCCCAGCTAGTTACGAGCCAAATAGTATCACAAGATATTTTCTGAATAAACAAAATGAGGTAAACACTTAATACTGGtttatcatttttattcttaGGAACACTGACAACTTTTTACATACTGCATAGGTTGAATAACTGtcaatttaaaaaacacaCGAGCACACAAATGAGAAGggaaaattccaaatttcctTAGTCGCGTCTTCAAGTAAGTGCCCTCATATTCTCCAACATCAAACAGACTATTGactatattaaaaaagaaattcacaCATTTATTGAATGGCAAAGGCTCTACCACCTGCAGTTATAcataaaacattttaaaatgaTGCATAAATGGAGGAATAATGTTGTCATAATAAAATGCAAATACCCAGAAGAAAATTGTTCCACAGTCAAAGTTTCCTATTAACACAAAGTTATGATAAGGTTTCCTATTAATTTCTCTTGTACTTCCATCATTTTACTGCTTTAATCTTACTCTAAATTGCTAATCACCTATTTGGTAACATTTTcgattttggtttttattttaaattagagAAGGAAAAATGAGAGAATAGTGAGAAGAGAGATGATAGATGTGAGGGAGGGATGAGAAAATGTATAGAGAATGattcataaaatataaactagaaaaccaaatttttttagaacagttttagttttatataTTCTCTCTCATTATTTATCATGACTGAGATCTACAACAAATCCTCTAGCCTTTGGGACATATTTTCCctctttaattttgaaaaggagacaaaaaaaaactaaaaaccaaaaacataaatattatcaaacattaacaaaatattttttacatAATAGAACAAAGCAGAGGAAACTGAGGTAAGGAAGTGAACAATACCGGTGATTATTTCTTTATCACATGTTATGGATACTATAGCTGAGCTTGTAATTCCAGATGTAGCAAATGCCAGCGCTTGGGGAAAATGCCATTCATCAGAACCAGATCCAGCTGGCCCTTTGAACATACGGATAAACGTTCCACCAGTGGAGCTTGCTGTAGCCTTTCCATGTTGAAAGAGGAAAGGCATACCCTGGCCATCGGGTGTGTTTGGCTGCCACTTGTGCTCTGCAACATTTGCTGCTGGTGCATTTATATTAGCAATAATGATAGCATCTGACGAAGCATGAATGGCTGCTGCAGGAAGATTGCAGCGCTCAGGAGCAGGAACAGCATATGGTTTAACTTCTTTTGGGTTTCGAAAGATAGTCTGACATCCAAAAATCAATCACGAAAATGTTTCATATAAAGGAAATCTACACGTAATGCATGATAATCCAATACCAgaaatattttcataaaaaaataaaatccgtATCAGTTATCCAAAATGTCTTATACAGTGACAGACGTATTATTCAGTtaagtttcttgtttttcacAAGATAAAGTTACCTGCAAATGAAGAACATCTGCCAACGGCAGCTTCTTCAAGTGAGGAATCGTAAGCAGTTGGGATGGTGTTTGCCCAAAGTATGCAATCTGGTCCTGTGTTGCACGCTGTTGTACCTGTTTTGGCAGATTGAGGGAAAAGGA
The Prunus dulcis chromosome 2, ALMONDv2, whole genome shotgun sequence DNA segment above includes these coding regions:
- the LOC117617754 gene encoding nucleolar protein 58; its protein translation is MGGKGRRRREKNYNAAHGGYTRLPPPPDYSQADALPSKLRKLLAFTKSHDPQDSSFKVVKAAERKKRENGVDAAEPKPTDEVDFETGFEDEGDAENLEPQHTDEKRKKKRKRKQVHDLRFETEASKQSETRLKRKERKKKYLEAKKNKKKKGKKEENVDFPGREEIKFGDVVQAPPKLVVPKALKNVQDASKERVRVKAIEAYRQRKGWNARPGIQLPPPVTSTAL